A segment of the Sulfurovum indicum genome:
CCCTGTTCTGTCATTATGATCGTTCTGTTCTTCTCATCTACGATAAAGTCACCGGTTGTCTTCTCATCTTCACCCGGCTTCGTCTCTATCTTCTCACCGCGTATCATCTGCTTGGCGATCTCATTGGCTTTGGCATAATGGTTGTGGTCACGCTGGGTAGGACCGGAGATGATCAGAGGTGTTCTTGCCTCATCAATAAGAATGGAGTCGACTTCATCGACGATGGCATAGTTGTGTTCGCGTTGTACCTTCTCTTCGGCTCGCACCTTCATATTGTCGCGCAGGTAATCAAAGCCGTACTCGTTGTTGGTCCCGTAGGTGATGTCCGCATCGTATTGTGCTTTACGCTCCGTCTCATCATGGATATCAGTTGTAATGCATCCTACAGAGTAGCCGAGAAATTCGTAAAGTACTCCCATCTCTTCGGAGTCACGTTTGGCAAGGTAGTCGTTGACCGTAACAACATGCACCCCTTTCCCTGTCATGGCATTGAGTACTACAGCAAGGGTGGCTACAAGGGTCTTCCCTTCACCGGTCTTCATCTCTGCGATGTTCCCGTCATGCAGTACCATACCTCCTACCATCTGCACATCATAGTGCCTCATGCCCAGAGTACGTCTGCTCGCTTCACGTGTAATGGCGAAGGAGTCGTAAAGTACGTCATCCAGACTCTTGTCACCGCTGTTGACCGCAGCTTTGAGGAGATTGAATGCCTCTTTGAGCTCATCATCGCTCATAGATTCATATTTACTTTCGAGGGCATTGATGTTTTTTACTTTTTTGAGGTAGTTTTTGACGATCCTGTCATTCTGTGTGCCAAAAACTTTGAGTAGACTTTTTATCATTGTTGTCTTGCCTTGCTGAATAAATTGGGATTATTTTATCTAAAAAGTGATTAATAAACCGTTATGCCTGCAGACTTCACATCCTGTCCACTTTTTTATTATATTGTTATGGAGCCTCTAAACCCCTTTCAAGTGGCTTTAGGGTATATTTATAATATGTATATAAGGAAAAAAGTATGAGATTATTAACAGGACTGATGATCATCAGTGGTCTGTTCGCAGGAGACATCATCCTCCCCGAACACTTTACGGCCGGGTTTGCCCAGACCATTACCAATCCGAAGAACAAAGTGATACGCTACAGCGGGAAAGTGGCATTTTCCCATGAGAACTTTTTGAAATGGACCTATCTGAAACCGACAAAAAAAGAGGTCTGTACAGACGGTAAAGAGGTTCTTGTGGTAGACCATGATCTGGAACAGACATCAGCATACCGTATCAACAAAGGATTTGACCTGACACAGATCATCAAAGAGGCAAAACCCTATAAAGATGATATCTATGTCACAGAGTATGCAGGAAAAAGATATACGATCAGGCTGGACAGCAAAGGCCGCCTGCAGAGTGTGGCGTACTATGATGACCTCGATAACAAAGTGCAGATACTTTTTACAGGGATGCGTTACGGAAAAGGCGTACTCCCTGCAGAGGTGATGAAATGTAACTATCCCGCAAGTTACGATGTCATAAGAGGATAACGTGTGAATGAGATCATAGAGAAGATAAACAGTGATCCGATGTTGATGCTCAGCAGCGCTATTGCTGTGGTTGTGCTGCTTTTTGTAGTACTTGTGGTGCTTGTGGCAAGTATGAGGGTAAAGACCTACCGGGACCGCTTTATAAACATACGGATAGACAACATGGATAAAGAGAAGCGTATAGTGCAGCTGGAAGAGGAGCTGCAGGAGCTCAAGATCAAAAATGCCCAGAATGAACAGGCGCTTCAGCAGTTTGGCGAAACGAAAAAACGGCTCTCTGAGAGGGAAGAGATACTGGCCCGGACACAAAAAGAGCTTGCGCAGACGCAAAGCAGGCTGAGCCAGACGAAGACACAGCTGGAAAATGCAGAAAATATATATGAGAGACTGCTTGCCGAGCACAAGAGTCTCAAAGAGCGTTTTGATACACTCAACGACGAGAATAACAAGCTGCATATCAGCAATGCCAGACTTCTTATGAAGCTGGAAACAGAGGAGCGGTTCTCATCGCAGCTGCAGCAGCGCAATCCAAAAGAGAAGGGAGGAGGCGAATGAAAGGACAGCAGGCCTGTTTTACGACAGATCTTCCCGAGTATCAAAAGAAATACTCCAAAGTTTTCAAAAAAAACGGAGAGCTTAAAAAAGACTTTTATGAAAAGGAGAGTCACAGACTTCAGTACGAACTGGTCAAACTCCAAAAGTGGGTCATTGACAATAAAAAGCGCCTGCTGGTGATCTTCGAAGGGATGGATACTGCAGGCAAGAGTTCGACGATCAAGGTATTCAACTCCTATCTGAATCCCCGAAAGGCCCGTTCTGTTGCACTTCCAAAGCCAAACTCAAAAGAGACGGGGCAGTGGTATTTTCAACGGCATATCAAGCAGATACCCAATGCCGGCGAGATCGTTTTCTTTGACCGTTCATGGTATAACCGTGCCGGGATCGAACAGGTTTTCGGTTTTTGTACACAGGAGCAGCATGAGCACTTCTACCGGCAGGTCAACGGAGTAGAGGAGATGCTTACCGATGACGGGATCCTCTTTTTCAAGTTCTATCTGAACATTACCTTTGAGACACAGGCAGGCAGGCTTGAACAGAGAGAGAAAGATCCGCTGAAAAGCTGGAAACTTTCCGAACTGGACTACAGATCACATGAAGCCTACCCCCTTTATGAAAAACTGAGAGACAAGATGTTCAGGCTCACAGGAACCGAACATGCACCCTGGTGTGAACTTGATGCCAACGATAAAAAACGCGCAAGGCTCAATGCCATACGCTATCTGCTCTTCAATATCGATTATGATGATAAAAATACCGAGCTGGTCACCGGTGTTGACAGAAAGATCGTTACCCAGCATAAGAGAGGTGACTATCGGGGCAAATGCAGTATGAACCTATACCTGTAAGAAGGGTCTGACCAGGGATCCTTTTCCTCTCCTGCAGCGTATGTTATATTAATTTTTATGAATATGATATAATGGAAGCTGATCTCTGCTGTGAATATTAAAAGTTATCTGTGCAGCCCGTAGACGATCAGGCTGGATGAGAGCTTCCGTAAAAAAGGGAGGGATAAAATGGATGATACCTCCATTACATTAAAAGAGCGGGTCGAGTATGATAAATTAAGCTTTTACTATATCTCTCTACCTGTACTGCTTATAGGTCACCTGCTGGGAGCACTGCTTCTGTGTGCCATGCAGCTGACCGTTGTCGATATGTACTCTATTGCTGTCTGGCTTCTTCTGAATATTGTTATGTTCTTTTACCGCTTTTACCACTACACCCTGTTTAAAAAAGAGAATGAGAAGAATAAGTTGAGAGATATACGTCTCTGGCGTGACCGTTACTATACGAACGTACTGCTCAGCGGGATCATCTGGGGGAGCAGTGCATTTTTACTCTTTCCTGAAACAAGTCTGATCAATCAGATGATACTGGTCCTCTTTCTGTTTGCGATCGGCTTTTCGGCTCTGGGAGTACTCGCGACAAAAAGCGATCTGCTCCTGAGCTACGTCCTTGTAATGTACGGACCGCTCCTGTGGCGTCTTTTTTCCCCGGAAGGAGATATCTATCTTGCCTACAGTGTAATGTCTCTGGTACTTATCCTTATACCGGTAGCGAACTATTACGGAAAAGTGATCAACAAATCTCTGGAGGAGAAGCAGCACTTCATCGATATCAAAGCATCTCATGACAAACTCAAAGAACGTTTTTTCTCCCTTTTTGAACGTGCACCGATAGGGATCTACTACTACAATGATGCATTGAGACTTCAGGATGTCAATGTCGAGTTCGTGAAAATGAATGAAGTAGAGAACAAAAAGGATCTCACGGGGGTCACGCTTTACGGGAATCTCGATGAGAGCAAGATCATTACGGCACATGAGAGTGTCTTTTCGGGAAGAACAGGAAGATATCGCGGTCCTTTCAAGATAAACTCTGCAAATAGGGAGAATCTCTATGTCGATCTTTCAACGGTACCGATGCTCAACCGTGACGGAGAGGTGGCAGGAGGGATAGCGATCGTCAATGATATCACCGGTGAAGTAGCGGCACAGGAGAAGATGATGCGCAATGCCTATTATGACATGTTGACGAATATTCCAAACCGTACACTGCTTATGGACAAACTAAAAAATCTGATCGAAGCAAAGAGAATGGTAAAAAACTACGGTGCACTGCTCTTTCTTGATGTGGACAATTTCAAGAAGACCAATACTATGTTCGGTCATGAAACAGGGGACAAAGTGATCAAGCAGATCGCATATACCTTGGAAGAGGTACTGGAGGGGCATGAAACACTGGCTCGGGTTACCGGTGACAAATTCGTTCTTCTGATCCCGCTGGCAGGAAACAGCAAGGCAGAGGCGGAAAAAACGGTGCAGAAGTATGCCTCGAAGATAGACCGGCGTTTTTCCCAGGCGCTGAAGGTCTCAGGGAACGAGCATCATCTGAGTTTCTCCATAGGAGCGATCCTCTTTGCGGATACCAAGAAAACCGCCTTTGATCTGTTAAAACAGGTTGAAACAGCAATGTATGAAGCCAAAAAGACAAAAGGCGGCAGTCTGCAGTTCTATGAAGAGAGTATGGGGGTGGAGGTCGAAGAGCAGCTGATGCTCGAGAATGATATTCATAGTGCTATCAGGAACGATGAGTTCGTCATGTATTATCAGCCGCAGCTGGATGTAGAGAGCAATGAGATCATAGGTGCAGAGGCGCTTATACGCTGGAATCATCCTCAAAAAGGTTTCGTGATGCCGGATGCATTCATACCGTTGGCAGAGGAGAGCGGTATCATCATAAAGCTTGAAGAGTGGATATTCGACCGTATTTTCAGTGATATCAGGTCAATGATCCGAAAGATGGGAAGATTTCCTTTGAAGCATGTCTCCATCAATATCAGTACAGTGCACTTTCTCGAACCCCGTTTTGTTGAAAAATTGATGATGGCCGTCAAAAAACACGATGTGAAGCCGGAGTGGTTCGAGCTTGAGATCACAGAGAGCGGTATCATGAGAAATATCGATGATGCCATACGAAAGATCCGTGAACTGAAAAGTTTCGGATTTACGTTCTCTATAGATGATTTTGGAACAGGACACTCTTCGCTGTCCCATCTTAAGGAGCTTCCGGTAGATGTGATCAAGATAGACCAGTCTTTTGTCCGGGATATGAACGATGATGATGAGATGATCATTGAAGCGGTTGTGGCGATAGGACAGAAGTTCAACCTTGAAGTCCTCGCAGAGGGGGTGGAAAGCAGTGAGATATTGGCATATCTGCAGGATATACACTGTAACACCTATCAGGGATTCCTGGCATATACAGCGGTCGATCTTGAAGTGTTTGAAGCACTTTTGGATGCCAAAAAGTGACACTTCCCCGGTTTTTGGCACTATATTAAAGTAACAGTAATGTAAACTTCGAAAAAAAATGAAGGATAATACAATGAGCAAAGTAACCATCTGGCACAATCCGAGATGTTCCAAGTCGAGAAATGCGGCAAATCTGCTGGAAGAAAAAGGCATAGAGGCAGAAGTGGTCAGATACCTTGATACACCGCCGGGCAAAGAGGAGATCAAAGAGGTCCTGAAAATGCTCGGTATTCCGGCGCGCGGACTGATGCGTACCAAAGAGGCGCTCTATAAAGAGTTGGGACTGCAGGATGTGGAAGATGAAGAGAAGCTCATCGAAGCGATGGCGGAAAATCCAAAGCTCATAGAGAGACCGGTCGTCATCAAAGACGGAAAAGCTGCGATCGGGCGACCGATCGAGAAGGTTATCGAACTTTTGGATAGTTGATCTCTTCTTGTTTCCATGCTTTGCGTGGGAATGCATAGATTCCGTCAACATTCAACATGCAACGTTATTCTTCCTTCCCGTTCCCATAATTCTCATACAGATACTCTACCACTTCATCGATATCTTCAGGTTTGATCGGTGCATGGAAAACTGTGATCATCTTGATCACCTTTTCATGCCAGAACTTTTTGGATTGCGGACCCTGGTTGATCGTGTATCCCCAGGAGTGGCACATATTGCACTTCCCTTTGGTGGAGTACATTCCCTTTCCCTCTTTCATAGGAAAGGCCACATAAGGGATGGAAATACCTCTGTTCTCTGTCGCTGCGAAAAGTGCTGTACCTGTCAGACACAGTATGAGCAGGGCTCTTTTGAATCTCTGTATCATGCCAGCACCTCCACGTGCACTTCATCGATGCCGTTGTATTTGTAGCCGCCCCGGTTCCATTTGATCTCATGGGCAAAGGGCTGCTTCTCACCTTTGGTGTTGGTTGCCCTGCAGAGGATGGTCAGCGTGCCGCTTTGTGCAGGTTTCAGCGGATGGGAGAATGCACGGTAGGCGTACCTTCCCTCTTTACCGTCATCCAGCGCTGCTTCCTGCCATGATGTACCGCCGTCGACGGAGATCTCCACTTTACTGATACCGTGGCCGCCGTCAAACGCCACACCTCTTACGATGAGTTCCGCATCTTTTCTGACCTTTGTGCCGCTTGTCGGGTAGCCGATGACAGAGTTGACATTCATCTCTTCGATAGGTTTGGTTTTGGGTGCAAGATCGTCCGGTGTTTCACATTCGCATGCATTGTCTGCAATACGGTAGGCATGGTCCATAAAATGTAACCTGGGTTTCTCTCTGCTGACCGTGATATTGCAGAGCATCTTGATCCAGCTGTCCGAGTAGAACCCCGGAAGGATCAGCCTTACGGGAAAACCGTTGAGATAGGGAAGGTCCTCTCCGTTCATCTCATAGGCTATGATGATCTCATCATGCAGATCTTTAAGCTCCAGCGCCCTGATGAAACCGTCTGTCTTGTTGTAGACAGGTTTCTCCAGTCCGTTGAAGCTGATCCATTCGGCCTCTTTTCCCAGACCTGCTCTATGCAGCACATCTTTGAGTCTGGCACCTTTCCATCTGGCACACCCCATCGCACCGATCCCCCACTGTATACCGCCTGTAGTCGGTTTGAAAGCGCTGCGGCTGTTGCCGCCGCACTGAAGCACAGCGGTCAGTTCTACCGGTTCAAACTCTGTTTTCAGGGCTTTGAGCGAGAGCTTCAGCTCTTTATCCACCAGACCGTTGACGGAGATAGAGAAGGCATTGGGGTTGATATAGGTGGGGATCATCGGCATATGCCATCGTACGAAGAAGAGATCGTTGGGAGTGATGGAGGAAGCGAAAGCCTCTCTGGGAGTTTCAAGGAGCGGCGGTCTGTCCGAGTAGGTGATCAGCGGCCGTTTCTGAGGAAAGGCAATATCTGATACACTCCGGTTCTCAGCAGGATGTACGGTTTGCGCAGCCTCGGTCGCTGTTCCGCCTATAGCGGCACTTCCGGCAATGGTGACAGCTTTTTTGAAAAAATCTCTTCTTTTCATTATAGATCATGCTCCCTTTTCTGATTTTATGGAATTATACATAAAATAGCTAATTTTTTCGTCATTTCAGCACTTTCAACACATTATGCTAAAATGCCGTTATTATTTAACGGATAGATATTTACAACCTAAGGATAGAATGTGCTAAGTACAGTCAATTTAACACAACGTTACGGAAAGAGAGTGCTTTTCGACAAGATCAATGTTACGCTTGATGCAGGAAAACGCTATGGACTTATAGGTGCCAACGGAGCGGGGAAGTCAACTTTTATGAAGATCCTGGCCGGAGAGATCGAACCGAGTGACGGTGAAGTACAGCTTCAGCCCGGACTCAAGCTTGGAATGCTCAGCCAGAACCAGTATGCTTTTGAGGACTTTACGCTCAAAGATGCCGTGCTTTACGGGAACAAGAAGCTTTACGATGCCCAAAAGGAGAAGGAGAAGCTCTATATGGAGGGAGACTTCGAGAGTGATGAGGTCAACAATCGTCTGGCAGAACTTGAGATGATCTGTGCCGATGAGGACCCGACCTATGAGAGTGATGTCAAAATAGAAAAGCTGCTGACTACTCTGGGATTCCCGGTAGAGCAGCATAATGATCTGATGAGCTCACTCACCGGTGGGGACAAGTTCAAGATCCTGCTTGCTCAGGTACTCTTTCTCAAACCTGATGTACTGCTGCTGGACGAGCCTACCAACAACCTCGACATGGAGACCATTGCATGGCTTGAGCAAGAGCTCAAGCGTCATGAGGGGACACTGGTCGTTATCTCCCACGACAGACACTTCCTTAACGGGGTGGTGACACATATTCTCGATCTTGATTTTCAGACCATCCGTGAGTTCACGGGCAATTACGATGAGTGGTACATCGCAGCCAATCTTATGGCAAAGCAGGCGGAGGCAGATAGAAGCAAAGCGCTCAAAGAGAAAGAGGAGCTTGAGAAATTCATCGCTAGGTTCTCCGCCAATGCTTCCAAAGCCAAACAGGCGACTTCCAGACAGAAGCAGCTTGAGAAGCTTGATGTAGGGGAGATCAAGCTCTCCTCACGCCGAGATCCTTCCATTATGTTCAGACCGCACCGTGAGATAGGGAATGAAGTGCTTGAGGTCGAAGATCTCTCCAAGAGCTACGGTGAGGAGAAGGTGCTGGAGAATATCACATTCAAGGTCAACAAAGGAGACAAGATCGCGCTTATCGGGGCTAACGGTGTAGGAAAGACCACACTGCTTGAGATACTTATGGGAAGTTTGGAGCCTGACAGTGGAAAGTTCAACTGGGGACAGACCATTACCACCAGTTACTTCCCGCAGAACACCACTGATGTGGTCAACGGCGATATTGAACTTCCGCAGTGGATCCAGGGTTTTGATCCCAAATGGCATATCGATGACATTAGAAAGACACTGGGACGTATGCTCTTCTCCGGGGAAGAGCAGAAGAAGAAGGTCGATGCCTGTT
Coding sequences within it:
- the ppk2 gene encoding polyphosphate kinase 2 gives rise to the protein MKGQQACFTTDLPEYQKKYSKVFKKNGELKKDFYEKESHRLQYELVKLQKWVIDNKKRLLVIFEGMDTAGKSSTIKVFNSYLNPRKARSVALPKPNSKETGQWYFQRHIKQIPNAGEIVFFDRSWYNRAGIEQVFGFCTQEQHEHFYRQVNGVEEMLTDDGILFFKFYLNITFETQAGRLEQREKDPLKSWKLSELDYRSHEAYPLYEKLRDKMFRLTGTEHAPWCELDANDKKRARLNAIRYLLFNIDYDDKNTELVTGVDRKIVTQHKRGDYRGKCSMNLYL
- a CDS encoding sulfite:cytochrome C oxidoreductase subunit B, encoding MIQRFKRALLILCLTGTALFAATENRGISIPYVAFPMKEGKGMYSTKGKCNMCHSWGYTINQGPQSKKFWHEKVIKMITVFHAPIKPEDIDEVVEYLYENYGNGKEE
- the lolA gene encoding LolA-like outer membrane lipoprotein chaperone; protein product: MRLLTGLMIISGLFAGDIILPEHFTAGFAQTITNPKNKVIRYSGKVAFSHENFLKWTYLKPTKKEVCTDGKEVLVVDHDLEQTSAYRINKGFDLTQIIKEAKPYKDDIYVTEYAGKRYTIRLDSKGRLQSVAYYDDLDNKVQILFTGMRYGKGVLPAEVMKCNYPASYDVIRG
- a CDS encoding putative bifunctional diguanylate cyclase/phosphodiesterase — protein: MDDTSITLKERVEYDKLSFYYISLPVLLIGHLLGALLLCAMQLTVVDMYSIAVWLLLNIVMFFYRFYHYTLFKKENEKNKLRDIRLWRDRYYTNVLLSGIIWGSSAFLLFPETSLINQMILVLFLFAIGFSALGVLATKSDLLLSYVLVMYGPLLWRLFSPEGDIYLAYSVMSLVLILIPVANYYGKVINKSLEEKQHFIDIKASHDKLKERFFSLFERAPIGIYYYNDALRLQDVNVEFVKMNEVENKKDLTGVTLYGNLDESKIITAHESVFSGRTGRYRGPFKINSANRENLYVDLSTVPMLNRDGEVAGGIAIVNDITGEVAAQEKMMRNAYYDMLTNIPNRTLLMDKLKNLIEAKRMVKNYGALLFLDVDNFKKTNTMFGHETGDKVIKQIAYTLEEVLEGHETLARVTGDKFVLLIPLAGNSKAEAEKTVQKYASKIDRRFSQALKVSGNEHHLSFSIGAILFADTKKTAFDLLKQVETAMYEAKKTKGGSLQFYEESMGVEVEEQLMLENDIHSAIRNDEFVMYYQPQLDVESNEIIGAEALIRWNHPQKGFVMPDAFIPLAEESGIIIKLEEWIFDRIFSDIRSMIRKMGRFPLKHVSINISTVHFLEPRFVEKLMMAVKKHDVKPEWFELEITESGIMRNIDDAIRKIRELKSFGFTFSIDDFGTGHSSLSHLKELPVDVIKIDQSFVRDMNDDDEMIIEAVVAIGQKFNLEVLAEGVESSEILAYLQDIHCNTYQGFLAYTAVDLEVFEALLDAKK
- a CDS encoding molybdopterin-dependent oxidoreductase, which encodes MKRRDFFKKAVTIAGSAAIGGTATEAAQTVHPAENRSVSDIAFPQKRPLITYSDRPPLLETPREAFASSITPNDLFFVRWHMPMIPTYINPNAFSISVNGLVDKELKLSLKALKTEFEPVELTAVLQCGGNSRSAFKPTTGGIQWGIGAMGCARWKGARLKDVLHRAGLGKEAEWISFNGLEKPVYNKTDGFIRALELKDLHDEIIIAYEMNGEDLPYLNGFPVRLILPGFYSDSWIKMLCNITVSREKPRLHFMDHAYRIADNACECETPDDLAPKTKPIEEMNVNSVIGYPTSGTKVRKDAELIVRGVAFDGGHGISKVEISVDGGTSWQEAALDDGKEGRYAYRAFSHPLKPAQSGTLTILCRATNTKGEKQPFAHEIKWNRGGYKYNGIDEVHVEVLA
- the arsC gene encoding arsenate reductase (glutaredoxin) (This arsenate reductase requires both glutathione and glutaredoxin to convert arsenate to arsenite, after which the efflux transporter formed by ArsA and ArsB can extrude the arsenite from the cell, providing resistance.) is translated as MSKVTIWHNPRCSKSRNAANLLEEKGIEAEVVRYLDTPPGKEEIKEVLKMLGIPARGLMRTKEALYKELGLQDVEDEEKLIEAMAENPKLIERPVVIKDGKAAIGRPIEKVIELLDS
- a CDS encoding ABC-F family ATP-binding cassette domain-containing protein yields the protein MLSTVNLTQRYGKRVLFDKINVTLDAGKRYGLIGANGAGKSTFMKILAGEIEPSDGEVQLQPGLKLGMLSQNQYAFEDFTLKDAVLYGNKKLYDAQKEKEKLYMEGDFESDEVNNRLAELEMICADEDPTYESDVKIEKLLTTLGFPVEQHNDLMSSLTGGDKFKILLAQVLFLKPDVLLLDEPTNNLDMETIAWLEQELKRHEGTLVVISHDRHFLNGVVTHILDLDFQTIREFTGNYDEWYIAANLMAKQAEADRSKALKEKEELEKFIARFSANASKAKQATSRQKQLEKLDVGEIKLSSRRDPSIMFRPHREIGNEVLEVEDLSKSYGEEKVLENITFKVNKGDKIALIGANGVGKTTLLEILMGSLEPDSGKFNWGQTITTSYFPQNTTDVVNGDIELPQWIQGFDPKWHIDDIRKTLGRMLFSGEEQKKKVDACSGGEKHRVMMSKMMMDSANFLVMDEPNNHLDLEAIVALGEALHRYEGGVICVSHDRELIDAFANRIIKLNEDGSMIDFEGNYEDFVEKYGKN